From a single Falco naumanni isolate bFalNau1 chromosome 17, bFalNau1.pat, whole genome shotgun sequence genomic region:
- the MDM4 gene encoding protein Mdm4: protein MTSSSSPQHPAAENACRITLGQVNQVRPKLPLLKILQAAGAQGETFTLKEVMHYLGQYIMVRQLYDKRQQHMVYCGGDQLGELLGLESFSVKDPSPVYDMLKRNLTSAAMTDAAQNLAKEQSVDKPSQDQLKFSRQEGSDTGVMEGESNASALSTSEQKCENCEDKDLIENLSKSKKPKLDLVFEEWDVAGLPWWFLGNLRSNYKSRSNGSTDIQTNQDIDTAVVSDTTDDLWFLNECPSDPSSAAVKVETVDCEEVKEGDKKVTEDACLHDLEDSQCLSDDTDTEAASEDCWQCTKCKKFNSPGKRYCYRCWALRKDWYSDCPKPTYSLSLSNIDAMQNKNDDEGIDVPDCRRTISAPVGQPKDLYMVENKSRVDPCSSIESLDLARKCESKESLLHCTEHKKEEEIQSLESIKKILNPCFLCHHRPRDGNIVHGRTAHLVACFKCAKMLKKKRSPCPVCRKEIEMVIRIFMG, encoded by the exons ATGACATCTTCAAGCTCTCCCCAGCATCCAGCAGCTGAGAATGCCTGCAGAATCACACTTGGACAAGTTAACCAG GTGCGACCCAAACTGCCACTTCTGAAGattctgcaggctgcaggcgCCCAAGGTGAAACCTTCACATTGAAGGAG GTTATGCATTACCTAGGACAGTATATAATGGTGAGGCAGCTCTACGACAAAAGACAGCAACACATGGTCTATTGTGGAGGAGATCAGCTGGGAGAACTGCTGGGACTGGAGAGCTTCTCTGTAAAAGATCCAAG cCCAGTCTATGACATGTTGAAACGGAACCTGACTTCTGCTGCAATGACAG ATGCTGCACAGAATCTCGCAAAGGAACAGAGCGTCGATAAGCCAAGCCAAGACCAGCTGAAG TTTAGCCGGCAAGAAGGTTCTGACACTGGCGTCATGGAGGGTGAAAGCAATGCTTCTGCTTTGTCTACCTCGGAGCAAAAATGTGAGAATTGTGAAG ACAAAGACTTAATAGAAAACCTCTCTAAAAGCAAGAAGCCTAAGCTGGACCTAGTGTTTGAGGAATGGGATGTAGCTGGTCTTCCATGGTGGTTTTTAGGCAACCTCAGAAGCAATTACAAGTCCAGAAGTAATGGATCAACAGATATTCAGACTAACCAG GACATAGACACTGCCGTTGTTTCAGATACTACTGATGACTTGTGGTTTCTCAACGAATGCCCGTCGGatcccagcagtgctgcagtcaAGGTGGAAACAGTTGACTGCGAGGAAGTGAAAGAAGGTGACAAAAAG GTGACTGAGGATGCATGTTTGCATGACTTGGAAGATTCTCAGTGCTTAAGCGATGACACAGATACAGAAGCTGCTTCTGAG GACTGCTGGCAGTGCACCAAATGCAAGAAATTTAACTCTCCGGGCAAACGGTACTGTTACCGCTGCTGGGCCTTACGGAAAGACTGGTACTCAGATTGTCCCAAACCAACTTACTCTCTTTCTCTGTCCAACATTGATGctatgcaaaacaaaaatgatgaTGAAGGGATAGATGTCCCGGACTGCCGAAGGACTATTTCTGCTCCAGTTGGCCAACCCAAAGACTTGTACATGGTAGAAAACAAATCACGTGTAGATCCCTGCAGCTCTATTGAGTCTTTGGATTTGGCACGAAAATGTGAAAGCAAGGAGTCTCTGTTGCACTGCACTGAGCataaaaaagaggaagaaatacagtctttagagagtattaaaaaaatactgaatccTTGCTTCTTATGCCATCACAGACCACGAGATGGGAATATTGTCCATGGAAGGACTGCTCACCTTGTGGCCTGTTTCAAGTGTGcaaagatgctgaagaaaaagagatcGCCTTGCCCAGTGTGCAGGAAAGAGATCGAGATGGTGATCAGGATCTTTATGGGGTAG